In Rissa tridactyla isolate bRisTri1 chromosome 2, bRisTri1.patW.cur.20221130, whole genome shotgun sequence, a single window of DNA contains:
- the DYNC2I1 gene encoding cytoplasmic dynein 2 intermediate chain 1 isoform X2: protein MRERERFKSGERDRDKMREREREKEHQREGHRERYKDKLRESSLEKERYRVPKDKDRESSRERDKKHKRHEIKQIDRQNNLKSSEGRDKEHHRRRESRHRLEEEKTRSEERERRHTEKKDIDPKKSIDKYLAYKVEGERVHKLQKDQELDKEGERRHREKKEYSVGPAKERLSKERSHKRYEKEEEEKHKSKRCKEGSSHGDREEQRAEATERRKSRENERKKRDLRNSEYKKEERIQEEMSHQRARKIVGDKERLIEKEERDTRKEEMTDTHIYNSDTGFDNFSANYEDDFEDYEDDFDDDEDKSGEEKDAEENLREIPFSRTSEIEEIQRAISAENDRICTSLPKKIENVKKEPIIERRYPSVRNSFCGIFMDFQMANQRQSSRSMASKQKKRSSELLPLIDLDFSVSFSLLDLPPVNEYDMYIRNFGKINTKQAYVQCNEDNLERDIQTEEVETLEKWTQHPGESALVSGGPTNSQDMSVNGALTPKIDSQRLANFLRSACQVIAVLLEEDQVATQPRWKLRSRQTSLSISDSCFQLNTNQPFLHDRKISCLYVSQVQRQTLLSVHGLPEKAGVGLLDRKSIICVWNIWQPSSPQKVLICDSEVICCCFSPNKTTLVFAGTVDGSLLMWDLREDSRMHRHMVISETDWAFRVPTFSTDGILNSVNHASPILAVEPVSTSLYTDQNCGLSSLSYQEEMSGPPFQIASMDENGILNMWVVVELQKVDLAGSQTDLGLIPGGKVKLVHSSTVELNNSLFPKDVRQRMPQTLTIKFLPSNPNHFIVGTNIGLVGHSTRHDLKVFPKLFRPQEGGLRSISINAIDFFPFGKPLFLVGCSNGSIRLHQMTSEYPLMQWNDSTNGQPVIALQWALTRPAVFFVLDASSNIYIWDLLENDLLPVAKQTVPSENVVTMTLLGEPEKTNGLLGIALAKESGQIDIQYVKKKWALPQPEESEKLHLLLLQSF from the exons atgagagagagagagagatttaaatcTGGTGAAAGAGACAGGgataaaatgagagagagagaaagggaaaaagagcacCAGAGAGAAGGACACCGAGAGAGATACAAAGATAAGCTTCGAGAGTCAAGTTTGGAGAAGGAAAGATACCGTGTACCaaaagataaagacagggagagcagtaGAGAACGAGACAAAAAGCATAAAAGGCATGAGATAAAGCAAATAGATAGACAAAATAATCTGAAGTCGTCTGAAGGAAGAGATAAAGAACAtcacagaagaagagaaagcaggcATCGTTTGG aggaggagaaaacaagaagTGAAGAGCGAGAAAGAAGACATACAGAAAAGAAg gaTATCGATCCTAAAAAGAGCATTGACAAATATTTAGCCTACAAAGTTGAAGGTGAACGTGTACACAAGTTACAGAAAGATCAAGAGTTGgataaagagggagaaagaagacacagagaaaaaaaagaatattctgttGGGCCAGCAAAAGAGAGGCTCTCAAAAGAGAGAAGTCATAAACGttatgaaaaggaagaggaagaaaaacataaatcaaAGAGATGTAAAGAGGGATCTTCCCATGGAGACAGAGAAGAGCAACGAGCAGAAGCTACTGAGAGACGAAAAagtagagaaaatgaaagaaagaagcgTGATCTAAGG AACAGTGAAtacaaaaaagaagagaggattcAAGAAGAAATGAGCCATCAACGTGCAAG aaagattgtAGGTGATAAAGAAAGACTCattgaaaaagaggaaagagacacAAGAAAAGAG gAAATGACAGATACACATATCTATAATTCAGACACGGGATTTGATAACTTTTCAGCAAATTATGAAGATGATTTTGAA GATTATGAAGATGATTTTGATGATGATGAAGACAAAAGTGgtgaagaaaaagatgcagaagaaaaccTAAGGGAGATTCCGTTTTCCAGAACATCAGAAATTGAAGAAATTCAAAGAGCAATTAGTGCAGAAAATGATAGAATTTGTACTTCGTTGccaaagaaaattgaaaatgtaaaaaaggaGCCAATCATTG AAAGGCGATACCCTTCTGTCAGAAACTCTTTTTGTGGAATATTCATGGATTTTCAAATGGCAAACCAACGACAAAGTAGCCGAAGTATGGCTAGTAAGCAGAA AAAACGGAGTTCAGAACTTCTCCCACTAATTGATCTGGACTTCTCAGTTAGTTTTTCCTTATTGGATTTGCCTCCTGTAAATGAGTATGATATGTATATCAGGAATTTTGGTAAAATTAACACTAAGCAG GCATATGTTCAGTGTAACGAGGACAATCTTGAGAGAGACATTCAGACTGAGGAAGTTGAGACATTGGAGAAATGGACACAGCATCCAGGAGAAAGTGCCCTTGTATCTGGAG GTCCCACAAACAGCCAGGATATGTCAGTGAATGGAGCTCTAACACCTAAAATTGATTCACAAAGATTGGCAAATTTCCTCCGGTCTGCTTGTCAG GTGATTGCTGTTTTGCTAGAGGAAGATCAAGTTGCAACACAACCCAGGTGGAAACTAAGATCTCGACAAACCAGTCTGTCTATTAGTGATAGCTGTTTCCAGTTAAATACTAACCAGCCATTCCTCCATG aCAGAAAAATATCCTGCCTATATGTCTCTCAAGTTCAGAGGCAGACACTACTTTCTGTTCACGGATTACCTGAAAAGGCAGGTGTTGGTTTACTGGACAGAAAGAGCATCATATGTGTTTGGAACATCTGGCAGCCCTCCAGTCCTCAGAAAGTTTTAATATGTGACTCAGAG GTGATATGTTGCTGCTTTAGTCCCAATAAAACAACATTAGTTTTTGCTGGAACAGTAGATGGTTCATTGTTGATGTGGGATCTTCGAGAAGACTCAAGAATGCACCGCCATATGGTGATCAGCGAAACCGACTGGGCATTTAGAGTTCCAACATTTTCCACTG ATGGCATTCTAAATTCAGTAAACCACGCCTCTCCTATACTAGCAGTGGAACCTGTCTCAACCTCTCTCTACACCGATCAGAATTGTGGGCTCTCAAGCCTGTCTTATCAGGAGG AAATGTCAGGCCCTCCATTTCAGATAGCTTCAATGGATGAAAATGGAATCCTCAACATGTGG GTAGTTGTTGAATTACAAAAAGTGGATTTAGCTGGTTCGCAAACTGATTTAG gTTTAATTCCTGGAGGGAAAGTGAAGTTAGTACATAGCTCTACTGTGGAATTGAATAACAG CCTTTTCCCAAAGGATGTGCGCCAGAGAATGCCCCAGACACTGACAATTAAATTTCTGCCTTCTAATCCTAATCATTTCATTGTTGGAACAAACATT GGGCTGGTAGGCCATAGCACAAGACATGATTTAAAAGTTTTTCCAAAGCTATTCAGACCTCAGGAGGGCGGACTGAGATCAATCAGCATCAACGCAATTGATTTCTTCCCTTTTGGAAAGCCACTATTTCTG GTTGGCTGTTCAAATGGAAGTATTAGATTACACCAAATGACATCAGAGTATCCCCTCATGCAGTGGAACGACAGCACAAATGGCCAGCCAGTTATTGCCCTGCAGTGGGCTTTAACAAGACCCGCTGTGTTTTTTGTCCTGGATGCATCGTCTAATATTTACATTTGGGATCTTCTGGAAAACGATTTGCTGCCTGTGGCAAAGCAGACCGTTCCATCAGAGAA TGTTGTGACTATGACTCTGCTGGGAGAACCAGAAAAAACCAAtggattgttaggcattgcactgGCCAAAGAATCTGGGCAGATAGACATTCAGTATGTAAAGAAGAAGTGGGCATTACCTCAGCCTGAGGAATCGGAAAAACTACATTTGCTTTTATTGCAGTCTTTTTAG